In Yoonia sp. R2331, the following proteins share a genomic window:
- a CDS encoding NAD(P)-dependent oxidoreductase, which yields MTKPVIGFIGLGLMGGNMVENLQTRGYELVVMGRKPDVVSAVLDRGNARQASTPKELAEASDIIMLCVTTSEVVESLVYGDDGLLAGVKDGAVLIDFGTSIPDSTRKIGADLAAKGAGMIDAPLGRTPAHAKDGLLNIMAAGDKAVFDKVKPVLDDQGENVFYLGALGAGHVTKLINNFIGMTTVTAMSQAFAIADRAGVDRGQLYDIMSAGPSNSPFMGFCKKYAVDGISDLGFSIANANKDLAYFLQMANDMGTRAQIAEGTSANLSAALDAGMGDGNVPEIFDYFLKLNR from the coding sequence ATGACCAAACCTGTGATTGGTTTCATTGGCCTTGGCCTGATGGGCGGCAATATGGTCGAGAACCTTCAGACAAGGGGCTATGAGCTTGTCGTCATGGGCCGCAAGCCGGATGTCGTCTCTGCCGTGCTGGACCGCGGCAACGCGCGGCAGGCCAGCACCCCCAAGGAACTGGCCGAGGCGAGTGATATCATCATGCTGTGCGTGACCACGTCCGAGGTTGTGGAAAGTCTTGTCTATGGTGATGACGGCCTGTTGGCAGGCGTCAAGGACGGCGCGGTCCTGATCGACTTTGGCACGTCCATTCCCGACAGCACCCGCAAGATCGGTGCGGATTTGGCGGCCAAAGGTGCAGGCATGATCGACGCCCCTCTTGGGCGGACCCCCGCGCACGCAAAGGATGGTCTGCTCAACATCATGGCGGCGGGCGACAAGGCAGTTTTTGACAAGGTAAAGCCGGTTCTCGACGATCAGGGCGAAAATGTCTTCTACCTTGGCGCACTTGGGGCCGGTCACGTCACCAAACTGATCAACAACTTTATTGGCATGACCACCGTCACCGCGATGAGTCAGGCCTTCGCCATCGCCGACCGTGCAGGCGTTGATCGCGGCCAGCTATATGACATCATGTCAGCTGGTCCGTCGAACTCGCCCTTCATGGGGTTCTGTAAGAAGTACGCCGTTGACGGGATCAGCGACCTTGGTTTTTCGATTGCCAATGCCAACAAGGATTTGGCGTATTTCCTGCAGATGGCCAACGATATGGGCACCCGCGCCCAAATCGCGGAAGGCACCTCTGCAAACCTGTCTGCCGCATTGGATGCGGGTATGGGCGACGGCAACGTGCCTGAGATTTTTGACTACTTCCTGAAGCTCAATCGCTGA
- a CDS encoding cupin domain-containing protein, whose protein sequence is MDVKNYFPQAEGTLETVDAGLSRKVGAHNDNLMVVEVHFEAGVTAPLHHHRHEQITYVMSGKFEFTVGDNTYIVGAGDSLYKEPNIEHGATCLEAGTLLDVFTPHREDFL, encoded by the coding sequence ATGGACGTCAAAAACTATTTCCCTCAAGCCGAAGGCACGCTCGAAACTGTGGACGCCGGCCTTAGCCGCAAGGTTGGTGCGCACAACGACAACCTGATGGTTGTTGAAGTCCACTTCGAGGCTGGCGTGACAGCACCGCTGCACCATCACCGCCACGAACAAATCACCTACGTGATGTCGGGCAAATTCGAATTCACGGTGGGGGATAACACCTACATCGTGGGTGCAGGCGACAGTCTTTATAAAGAGCCAAACATCGAACACGGCGCGACCTGCCTTGAGGCGGGCACGCTCTTGGATGTCTTCACGCCGCATCGCGAAGACTTCTTGTGA
- a CDS encoding DUF4962 domain-containing protein yields the protein MPTAALPQLDEPKAGLLTIQYGPVADTELVENPPRFTWLPVLDDDATYVLRISSDPAFPKGKTQVYENLPLNFFTPDDVLAPGDYHWSYATWDNAKGEASSDWSSTRSFTVAKDLPETPLPARDNRLADVAVDHPRLWMTSDRLSDFKKAVKEDPDHCTWATFYQKSVLPWMDRDVMGEPAGYPNNTRTAPVWRKTYIELQEVWYAIRHLAIGGKVTDDPAMTARAKEWLLEVASWEPLGVTSRAYTDEWAYRVCNALAWGYDWLHDDLTEEERATVRAALLERTRDIAEHAILNAKIHLFPYDSHAVRSVSSCIIPACIALLHDDETGQARDWLNYSIEFLYTVYSPWGDAEGGWAEGPHYWMTGISYLLDAANWLKSYTGLDIYRRPFFQNTADFPLFTKAPNTRRATFGDDATMGDLSCIKIGMNLRQFGGVTGNGAYQWYCDENHRLNPGTEGDFYNWGWWDTRFDELAFRTDWPSVEATPPESGFRHFKGVGWVGVQHAMAEPDEHIQFVFKSSTYGSISHSHGDQNAFCLSAYGEDLAIQSGHYVAFNSSMHRNWRRQTRSKNAILINGKGQYAEKDKAKALRAKGKIIAAEERDDHLFIHGDATAAYQILSPEVTSAEREIYFVRNSYFVIVDKVDAETPVTVDWLLHANEPFELGKTSFRNTQKRAGFYGQVVWSEGGKPVITQKTEFTDVDPADYEGLPVSTVLTAQYPAATRHRIATLLVPYKLDAPKRIFNFMDDQGYDADLYFTDPDEHTFKVVMKKLANT from the coding sequence ATGCCAACTGCAGCACTGCCACAACTCGACGAACCCAAAGCGGGCCTATTGACCATTCAATATGGTCCGGTGGCTGACACCGAACTGGTGGAAAACCCGCCGCGTTTTACCTGGCTCCCGGTCCTCGATGATGACGCGACCTATGTGCTGCGCATTTCCAGCGACCCCGCGTTTCCAAAAGGCAAAACGCAAGTCTACGAAAATCTGCCTTTGAATTTCTTTACCCCCGACGATGTCTTGGCGCCGGGGGACTATCACTGGTCCTACGCCACATGGGACAACGCCAAGGGCGAAGCGTCCAGCGATTGGAGCAGCACCCGCAGCTTCACAGTGGCCAAAGACCTCCCCGAAACCCCGCTCCCCGCGCGAGACAACCGTTTGGCGGACGTTGCGGTGGATCACCCACGCTTGTGGATGACAAGCGACCGCCTGTCCGACTTCAAAAAGGCCGTCAAGGAAGACCCTGATCACTGCACCTGGGCGACATTTTACCAGAAATCCGTTCTCCCGTGGATGGACCGGGACGTGATGGGTGAACCGGCGGGCTACCCCAACAACACACGCACGGCGCCAGTCTGGCGCAAAACCTATATCGAATTGCAAGAAGTCTGGTACGCGATCCGCCACCTTGCCATCGGCGGCAAGGTGACAGACGACCCGGCCATGACCGCCCGCGCCAAAGAATGGCTGCTAGAGGTCGCAAGCTGGGAACCCTTGGGCGTGACATCCCGTGCCTATACCGATGAATGGGCCTACCGCGTCTGCAATGCGCTCGCTTGGGGATATGACTGGCTGCATGATGACCTGACCGAAGAGGAACGTGCCACAGTGCGCGCAGCCCTGTTGGAACGCACGCGCGATATCGCTGAGCACGCGATTCTGAACGCCAAAATTCACCTGTTCCCTTATGACAGCCACGCTGTGAGGTCCGTGTCGTCCTGCATCATTCCCGCCTGTATCGCCTTGCTGCACGATGATGAAACGGGTCAGGCCCGCGACTGGCTCAACTACTCAATCGAATTTCTCTACACAGTCTATTCGCCTTGGGGCGACGCCGAGGGCGGCTGGGCCGAAGGTCCGCACTACTGGATGACTGGAATTTCCTATCTGCTGGACGCTGCGAACTGGCTGAAATCCTATACCGGCCTGGATATCTATCGCCGCCCGTTCTTCCAGAACACCGCTGATTTCCCGCTTTTTACCAAAGCGCCGAATACACGGCGCGCCACCTTTGGCGACGACGCCACAATGGGCGATCTGAGCTGCATCAAGATCGGCATGAACCTGCGCCAGTTTGGCGGCGTCACCGGCAACGGCGCTTATCAGTGGTACTGTGACGAAAACCACCGGCTGAACCCCGGTACTGAGGGCGATTTCTACAATTGGGGCTGGTGGGATACCCGGTTTGACGAACTGGCCTTCCGCACAGATTGGCCCTCGGTCGAAGCGACACCCCCCGAAAGCGGCTTTCGACACTTCAAGGGTGTCGGCTGGGTCGGCGTCCAACATGCCATGGCAGAGCCCGACGAACACATCCAATTTGTGTTCAAATCCTCCACCTATGGGTCGATCAGCCACAGCCACGGCGATCAGAACGCCTTTTGCCTATCCGCCTACGGCGAGGACTTGGCGATCCAATCGGGCCACTATGTCGCTTTTAACTCCTCGATGCATCGGAATTGGCGGCGCCAGACCCGGTCCAAGAACGCGATCCTGATCAACGGCAAGGGCCAATACGCCGAGAAAGACAAAGCAAAAGCATTGCGTGCGAAGGGCAAAATCATTGCGGCCGAAGAACGGGACGACCACCTCTTCATTCACGGCGATGCCACCGCCGCCTACCAGATCCTGTCACCCGAAGTGACCAGCGCCGAGCGCGAAATCTATTTCGTGCGCAATTCGTATTTTGTGATCGTAGACAAGGTGGACGCGGAAACGCCGGTTACGGTGGACTGGCTGCTGCACGCCAATGAACCTTTTGAACTTGGCAAGACATCGTTCCGCAACACCCAAAAGCGTGCAGGGTTTTACGGGCAGGTCGTCTGGTCCGAGGGCGGCAAGCCTGTCATCACACAGAAAACCGAATTCACCGATGTGGACCCGGCCGACTACGAAGGCTTGCCAGTCAGTACCGTTCTGACAGCGCAATACCCGGCAGCCACACGGCATCGGATCGCCACGCTCTTGGTGCCGTACAAGCTGGATGCACCAAAGCGAATTTTCAATTTCATGGACGATCAGGGGTATGACGCTGATCTCTATTTCACGGACCCTGACGAACACACGTTCAAGGTTGTCATGAAGAAACTGGCGAACACCTAA